The following are encoded in a window of Halorarum salinum genomic DNA:
- a CDS encoding HEAT repeat domain-containing protein has protein sequence MSDDEPAEEQSDEAGEDAPVPDVSAEDLDARLEEAAESLDAADTEADLDGVEATLDGIEADLEAADLPEPDEDDEDAEDPREELESRLSDVRSDLEDQRGPYASDVVADVEEAATTVRDTRWTEGGESDLPGVVSSFLADVNETLGSDLSTDAAEPDALADDLEGAAETVEGADLDADDDAGTIAALLEATDALESDLEDVEEWGDLETHEQLRAQGFYDVLGHYKDFPPEWAALKEWEKRGNVEMVLLALDSLQSDFMERHALEAITRMNDGDAFEAMHQRAGKRDQPAIRALGKMAAEDAVETLVEYVDSDSNPALQKVTFKALGEIGHEDAVQPLANKLVAENDEVRPYAARALGLLGDTRAIEPLADVAADDDSDAVRAAALWALRQIGTEAALEAAAEHGGDRSFIVQTEAEKARDALDSTGSEGGEAARTTA, from the coding sequence ATGAGTGACGACGAACCCGCCGAGGAACAGTCGGACGAGGCGGGCGAGGACGCGCCGGTCCCCGACGTCTCGGCCGAGGACCTCGACGCGCGCCTCGAGGAGGCCGCCGAATCGCTCGACGCCGCGGATACCGAAGCGGACCTCGACGGGGTGGAGGCGACCCTCGACGGGATCGAGGCCGACCTCGAGGCCGCCGACCTCCCCGAACCGGACGAGGACGACGAGGACGCGGAGGACCCCCGGGAGGAACTCGAGTCCCGCCTCTCGGACGTGCGGAGCGACCTCGAGGACCAGCGCGGCCCGTACGCGTCTGACGTGGTCGCCGACGTGGAGGAGGCCGCGACGACGGTCCGGGACACCCGCTGGACCGAGGGGGGCGAGTCCGACCTCCCCGGCGTCGTGTCCTCGTTCCTGGCGGACGTGAACGAGACGCTGGGGAGCGACCTCTCGACCGACGCGGCCGAACCGGACGCGCTCGCCGACGACCTCGAAGGGGCAGCAGAGACCGTGGAGGGGGCGGACCTCGACGCCGACGACGACGCCGGGACCATCGCGGCGCTGCTGGAGGCGACCGACGCGCTCGAGAGCGACCTCGAGGACGTGGAGGAGTGGGGCGACCTGGAGACCCACGAGCAGCTCCGAGCGCAGGGGTTCTACGACGTGCTGGGCCACTACAAGGACTTCCCGCCCGAGTGGGCGGCCCTGAAGGAGTGGGAGAAGCGCGGGAACGTGGAGATGGTGCTGCTCGCGCTCGACTCGCTCCAGTCCGACTTCATGGAGCGACACGCGCTGGAGGCGATCACCCGCATGAACGACGGGGACGCGTTCGAGGCGATGCACCAGCGCGCCGGCAAGCGCGACCAGCCGGCGATCCGCGCGCTCGGGAAGATGGCGGCCGAGGACGCCGTCGAGACGCTCGTCGAGTACGTCGACTCCGACTCGAATCCGGCCCTCCAGAAGGTGACGTTCAAGGCGCTCGGCGAGATCGGCCACGAGGACGCCGTCCAGCCGCTGGCGAACAAACTGGTCGCGGAGAACGACGAGGTGCGCCCATACGCGGCCCGTGCGCTCGGTCTCCTCGGCGACACGCGCGCGATCGAACCGCTCGCCGACGTCGCGGCCGACGACGACAGCGACGCCGTCCGCGCCGCCGCGCTGTGGGCGCTCCGCCAGATCGGCACCGAGGCCGCACTGGAGGCCGCCGCCGAACACGGCGGCGACCGCTCGTTCATCGTCCAGACCGAGGCCGAGAAGGCCCGCGACGCCCTCGACTCCACGGGGAGCGAGGGGGGAGAGGCGGCACGAACGACGGCGTAA
- a CDS encoding histidine kinase N-terminal 7TM domain-containing protein codes for MSFPEPFASGSYLPLLGLAATTSVATAVGSWRYRNRTGGGAYVVLTTAVSVWVLADLLGYLSSTLPRAMLAHRLTYLAISVVPVAWVVLALRYVGRSDLVTRRRVGLLCVVPALTLLVSLTNGHHGMLWEVHGLSELSGMTTLSASSGPWFWVHTLYSYALLVVGAGVFVRWSLRGEDVRRPQSAAVLGAVALPWATNVLYVTGVVALPVDATPASFTAACVLLWVGLFRYGFLDVVPVARNRVVEEMREGVVVLNERDRVVDVNPSGRRLIEPDSIVGRPIGEVFAEESVERFGDVVDGGGRIGVERDGRRRHFDVHISPLSTGGGDRVVIFHDVTDEERSRKRLAERTRELERQNERLDRFASVLGHDIRNPLAVARGWTDVIADGDVDDEALSRVERAHDRIETIVDDTLALARSGDDPDPVPVELRSLAREAWANVESDAPFEADVDVVVLVDRALTLRALENLLRNAVEHGGEGVSVRVGGFEAGDDSAGFYVEDDGPGIPEGIREDAFEYGTSGETGGTGLGLAIVRDVAEAHGWGVRFESSDAGGARVVVEGVPLAGSRRTFGSA; via the coding sequence ATGAGTTTCCCCGAACCGTTCGCGAGCGGGTCGTACCTCCCGCTGCTCGGCCTCGCGGCGACGACGAGCGTCGCGACCGCCGTCGGTTCGTGGCGATATCGGAACCGGACGGGCGGCGGCGCGTACGTGGTGCTCACGACTGCCGTCTCGGTGTGGGTGCTCGCGGACCTCCTCGGCTACCTCAGTTCCACCCTCCCCCGGGCGATGCTGGCCCACCGACTCACGTACCTCGCCATCAGCGTCGTCCCCGTCGCCTGGGTGGTCCTCGCGCTCAGGTACGTCGGCCGCTCCGACCTGGTCACCCGACGGCGGGTGGGCCTGCTCTGTGTCGTCCCAGCACTGACCCTGCTCGTCAGCCTCACAAACGGCCACCACGGCATGCTCTGGGAGGTCCACGGACTCTCGGAACTGTCGGGGATGACGACGCTCTCGGCGTCGTCGGGACCGTGGTTCTGGGTCCACACGCTGTACTCGTACGCGCTCCTCGTCGTCGGAGCCGGCGTCTTCGTCCGCTGGAGCCTCCGGGGGGAGGACGTCCGCCGACCCCAGTCGGCCGCGGTGCTCGGCGCCGTAGCGCTCCCGTGGGCGACGAACGTCCTGTACGTGACCGGCGTCGTCGCGCTTCCGGTCGACGCCACGCCGGCGTCGTTCACGGCCGCCTGTGTGCTCCTGTGGGTCGGCCTGTTCAGGTACGGCTTCCTCGACGTGGTTCCGGTCGCGCGCAACCGCGTCGTCGAGGAGATGCGCGAGGGGGTCGTGGTCCTGAACGAGCGCGACCGGGTGGTGGACGTGAACCCGTCCGGTCGGCGGCTCATCGAACCGGACTCGATCGTGGGACGGCCGATCGGGGAGGTGTTCGCCGAGGAGAGCGTCGAGCGGTTCGGGGACGTCGTTGACGGGGGCGGCAGGATCGGCGTCGAACGTGACGGGAGGAGACGCCACTTCGACGTCCACATCTCGCCGCTCTCGACCGGCGGGGGCGACCGGGTCGTCATCTTCCACGACGTGACCGACGAGGAGCGCAGCCGGAAACGGCTGGCCGAACGGACCCGGGAACTCGAGCGACAGAATGAGCGCCTCGACCGCTTCGCGTCGGTCCTCGGCCACGACATCCGGAACCCGCTCGCGGTCGCACGCGGGTGGACGGACGTCATCGCCGACGGGGACGTCGACGACGAGGCACTGTCACGGGTCGAACGCGCACACGATCGCATCGAGACGATCGTGGACGACACGCTCGCGCTCGCGCGTTCCGGGGACGACCCGGACCCCGTACCCGTCGAACTCCGGTCGCTCGCACGCGAGGCGTGGGCGAACGTCGAGTCGGACGCGCCGTTCGAGGCCGACGTCGACGTCGTCGTCCTCGTGGACCGGGCCCTGACGCTCCGGGCGCTCGAGAACCTCCTGCGGAACGCGGTCGAACACGGCGGAGAGGGCGTCTCCGTTCGCGTCGGCGGGTTCGAAGCCGGCGACGATTCGGCCGGCTTCTACGTCGAGGACGACGGGCCCGGAATCCCCGAGGGGATCCGCGAGGACGCCTTCGAGTACGGGACGTCCGGCGAAACCGGCGGGACCGGCCTCGGACTGGCGATCGTCCGTGACGTCGCCGAGGCGCACGGGTGGGGCGTGCGGTTCGAGTCGTCCGACGCCGGGGGTGCGCGGGTCGTCGTCGAGGGCGTCCCCCTCGCGGGCAGTCGACGGACCTTCGGATCGGCGTGA
- the dpsA gene encoding DNA starvation/stationary phase protection protein DpsA, which yields MSTQKNVRASAGSVEGSEALRMDADRAEQIVDALNTDVAATYVLYHQLKKHHWNVEGAEFRDLHLFLDEAAEHAELFADELAERVQALGGVPHANMATLSEESPVEAEDEDVYDIRTSLSNDMEMYGDIIETLREHVELAENLGDHATSELLRENLVQVEEDAHHVEHYLEDDTLVFPDAME from the coding sequence ATGAGCACCCAGAAGAACGTCCGCGCAAGCGCCGGCTCCGTCGAGGGAAGCGAGGCGCTCCGGATGGACGCGGACAGGGCCGAACAGATCGTCGACGCGCTCAACACGGACGTCGCGGCGACGTACGTCCTCTACCACCAGCTGAAGAAGCACCACTGGAACGTCGAAGGCGCGGAGTTCCGCGACCTCCACCTGTTCCTCGACGAGGCGGCCGAACACGCCGAACTGTTCGCCGACGAGCTCGCCGAGCGGGTGCAGGCGCTCGGCGGCGTCCCCCACGCGAACATGGCGACCCTGTCGGAGGAGTCCCCCGTCGAGGCCGAGGACGAGGACGTCTACGACATCCGCACGTCGCTCTCGAACGACATGGAGATGTACGGCGACATCATCGAGACGCTCCGCGAACACGTCGAACTCGCCGAGAACCTCGGCGACCACGCCACCTCGGAACTGCTCCGCGAGAACCTAGTGCAGGTCGAGGAGGACGCCCACCACGTCGAGCACTACCTCGAGGACGACACGCTCGTCTTCCCGGACGCGATGGAGTGA
- a CDS encoding NADH:flavin oxidoreductase/NADH oxidase yields the protein MVETLFSPLPLRGTELPNRVMVSPMCQYSSPDGLATDWHLVHLGSRAVGGAGLVMAEATAVTPGGRITPHDLGIWSDEHADALAPVADFVRSQGSVPAIQLAHAGRKASTRRPWDGGDPIPPGEGGWEVLAPSAKPYPRDGDEQPTRKLDRGAIEDLVAEFADAAERARDAGFEVAEVHAAHGYLLHEFLSPVANDRTDEYGGSFGNRTRLLREVTGAVRSVWPDDKPVFVRISATDWIDEEPSWDVEQSARLAPLLAEAGADLIDVSSGGVSPAQRVPYAGPNYQLPYAETIREHAREMGSDVAVGTVGGVTDPQQAQAVVANDRADAVLMAREFLRSPYWPLHAAEELGETDRVEWPVQYRRAVSN from the coding sequence ATGGTCGAGACGCTGTTCTCCCCGCTCCCGCTCCGCGGGACGGAGCTCCCCAACCGCGTGATGGTGTCGCCCATGTGTCAGTACTCCTCGCCCGACGGGCTGGCGACCGACTGGCACCTCGTCCACCTCGGCTCCCGTGCGGTGGGCGGCGCGGGGCTGGTGATGGCCGAGGCGACCGCCGTAACCCCCGGGGGACGCATCACGCCCCACGATCTGGGCATCTGGTCCGACGAGCACGCGGACGCGCTCGCCCCCGTCGCGGACTTCGTGCGCTCGCAGGGCTCGGTTCCCGCGATCCAACTCGCCCACGCCGGCCGGAAGGCCTCCACCCGGCGGCCGTGGGACGGCGGCGACCCGATCCCGCCAGGGGAGGGCGGCTGGGAGGTGCTCGCCCCGAGCGCGAAGCCGTACCCGCGCGACGGGGACGAGCAGCCGACCCGGAAGCTCGACCGGGGAGCGATCGAGGATCTGGTCGCGGAGTTCGCCGACGCGGCCGAGCGCGCCCGCGACGCGGGCTTCGAGGTGGCGGAGGTCCACGCCGCCCACGGCTACCTCCTCCACGAGTTCCTCTCGCCGGTCGCGAACGACCGGACCGACGAGTACGGCGGCTCCTTCGGGAACCGGACGCGGCTCCTGCGGGAGGTCACGGGCGCCGTTCGGTCGGTCTGGCCCGACGACAAGCCCGTATTCGTGCGGATCTCCGCCACGGACTGGATCGACGAGGAGCCGTCGTGGGACGTCGAGCAGTCCGCCCGGCTCGCCCCGCTCCTCGCCGAGGCCGGGGCGGACCTGATCGACGTGAGCTCCGGCGGCGTCTCGCCGGCACAGCGGGTCCCCTACGCCGGGCCGAACTACCAGCTCCCGTACGCCGAGACGATCCGCGAGCACGCCCGCGAGATGGGGTCCGACGTCGCCGTCGGCACCGTCGGAGGCGTCACCGACCCGCAGCAGGCCCAGGCCGTCGTGGCGAACGACCGGGCCGACGCCGTCCTGATGGCTCGGGAGTTCCTCCGCTCGCCGTACTGGCCGCTCCACGCGGCGGAGGAACTGGGCGAGACCGACCGCGTCGAGTGGCCGGTGCAGTACCGCCGCGCCGTCTCGAACTGA
- a CDS encoding DUF7547 family protein codes for MSDRDARDDEDLAALLAELESTLSELRAELDDGRGREPRRGGDRGRWTPPRPPTPGELLRFTTDYTIPTVVATLRATIEALELLRRLLELGGGVDRGRAGDPGRSRLSPVLSGARDRAASDVTDALSRLRTELAEADLPEDEASRSVLEDARDLTAEIEERIAASRDAVDRERDRERRADAGDADDAVVIDVSDGGDDEDGADVDSSPSDGVEDGGEPRGNQQVDVDAELRSIKERMGKAGPPDAPVEGDDPDGSVAEDGEGTDEDHRGHDDEQSDE; via the coding sequence ATGAGCGACAGGGACGCCCGCGACGACGAGGACCTCGCCGCGCTCCTCGCGGAGCTCGAATCGACCCTCTCGGAGCTCCGGGCCGAACTCGACGACGGCCGCGGCCGCGAGCCCCGCCGGGGCGGCGACCGCGGGCGATGGACGCCGCCGCGACCGCCGACGCCCGGCGAACTCCTGCGGTTCACGACCGACTACACCATCCCGACGGTCGTGGCCACCCTCCGGGCGACCATCGAGGCGCTGGAACTGCTCCGCCGACTGCTCGAACTCGGCGGCGGGGTCGACCGCGGCCGCGCGGGCGACCCCGGCCGCTCGCGGCTCTCCCCGGTCCTGTCCGGAGCGCGCGACCGCGCGGCCTCGGACGTCACCGACGCGCTCTCCCGGCTCCGGACGGAACTCGCCGAGGCCGATCTCCCGGAGGACGAGGCGTCCCGGAGCGTCCTCGAGGACGCGCGCGACCTGACGGCCGAGATCGAGGAGCGCATCGCGGCGTCCCGCGACGCCGTCGACCGGGAACGCGACCGGGAGCGGCGAGCCGACGCGGGGGACGCCGACGACGCGGTCGTCATCGACGTCTCGGACGGCGGGGACGACGAGGACGGGGCGGACGTGGACTCCTCGCCGAGCGACGGGGTCGAGGACGGCGGCGAACCGAGGGGGAACCAACAGGTGGACGTTGACGCCGAACTCCGCTCCATCAAGGAGCGGATGGGGAAAGCCGGGCCTCCGGACGCCCCCGTCGAGGGTGACGATCCCGACGGATCGGTCGCGGAGGACGGTGAGGGCACCGACGAAGACCACCGGGGTCACGACGACGAGCAGTCGGACGAATAG
- a CDS encoding nucleic acid-binding protein translates to MSDRTDGGHERNDAPALEAARYPDGSLTYPSHPVGPGGEAPVETVDLSEYVATVVTWTTSTATPPGVREPNHLAIVEFDVDGEPVRAVGQATTGEIGIGDEVEPVYCEELRDPDAGIREPDSQEWDGYRFRPVE, encoded by the coding sequence ATGAGCGACCGAACGGACGGAGGGCACGAACGGAACGACGCTCCGGCGCTGGAGGCGGCCCGCTACCCCGACGGCAGCCTCACCTACCCGTCGCACCCGGTCGGTCCGGGCGGGGAGGCGCCGGTCGAGACGGTCGACCTGAGCGAGTACGTTGCGACGGTCGTCACCTGGACCACGTCGACGGCGACGCCGCCGGGCGTCCGCGAGCCGAACCACCTCGCGATCGTCGAGTTCGACGTGGACGGCGAACCGGTCCGCGCCGTCGGACAGGCCACGACGGGGGAGATCGGGATCGGCGACGAGGTGGAGCCCGTGTACTGCGAGGAACTGCGGGACCCCGACGCGGGCATCCGGGAACCCGACAGCCAGGAGTGGGACGGCTACCGGTTCAGGCCCGTCGAGTAG
- a CDS encoding thiolase family protein, with the protein MDRVAVIGASMTQFGRRDAWIRELLAEAGEACLDDAGVPPDAVEHLYVSNMASGEFEGQTGVPNALAHDLAAMPAYTARIDQTSSSGGAGTYAAWQSVASGASEMTLLVGGERMTHRSTAEATDVIASLTHPCEYKHGVTLPSFAGLTARLYLDTYDAPRESLGKVAVKNHRNGVDNPHAQFRKEVDLETVLDSPVVADPLRLYDFCPITDGSAALLFCPESVAREYADEYAVVSGVAGATDTHVVHERADPTTMRGVVESGELAYEMADLEPSDVDVAELHDMFTILEFLQFEDLGFAPKGEGWKAVDEGRTERDGDLPVNTSGGLKSKGHPLGASGVAQVYEIYRQVLGDAGERQVDADVGLACNVGGFGNCVTTTILEAGA; encoded by the coding sequence ATGGACCGAGTCGCAGTCATCGGCGCGTCGATGACCCAGTTCGGGCGACGCGACGCGTGGATACGGGAACTGCTCGCGGAGGCGGGGGAGGCCTGCCTGGACGACGCGGGAGTGCCGCCGGACGCGGTCGAACACCTCTACGTCTCGAACATGGCGAGCGGCGAGTTCGAGGGTCAGACGGGCGTCCCGAACGCGCTGGCACACGACCTCGCGGCGATGCCGGCGTACACCGCGCGGATCGACCAGACCTCCTCGTCGGGCGGCGCCGGCACGTACGCCGCCTGGCAGTCGGTCGCCTCCGGCGCCTCCGAGATGACGCTGCTCGTGGGCGGCGAGCGGATGACCCACCGGTCGACCGCGGAGGCGACCGACGTCATCGCATCGCTCACCCACCCCTGCGAGTACAAACACGGCGTGACGCTCCCCTCGTTCGCGGGGCTGACCGCCCGCCTGTACCTCGACACGTACGACGCGCCCCGGGAGAGCCTCGGGAAGGTCGCGGTGAAGAACCACCGGAACGGGGTCGACAACCCCCACGCGCAGTTCCGGAAGGAGGTCGACCTGGAGACGGTGCTCGACTCGCCGGTCGTCGCCGACCCGCTCCGCCTCTACGACTTCTGTCCCATCACGGACGGCTCCGCCGCATTGCTGTTCTGTCCGGAGTCGGTGGCGCGCGAGTACGCGGACGAGTACGCCGTCGTCTCGGGCGTCGCGGGCGCGACCGACACCCACGTCGTCCACGAGCGCGCGGACCCGACGACGATGCGCGGCGTCGTCGAGTCCGGCGAACTCGCCTACGAGATGGCCGACCTGGAACCGTCGGACGTGGACGTCGCGGAACTCCACGACATGTTCACCATCCTCGAGTTCCTCCAGTTCGAGGACCTCGGGTTCGCCCCCAAGGGCGAGGGGTGGAAGGCGGTCGACGAGGGTCGCACGGAGCGGGACGGCGACCTCCCGGTGAACACCTCCGGCGGCCTGAAGTCGAAGGGCCACCCGCTCGGCGCATCGGGCGTCGCACAGGTGTACGAGATATACCGGCAGGTGCTGGGCGACGCCGGGGAACGGCAGGTCGACGCCGACGTCGGCCTCGCCTGCAACGTCGGCGGGTTCGGCAACTGCGTGACCACCACCATCCTGGAGGCGGGCGCATGA
- a CDS encoding DUF7548 family protein: protein MDLADAAPTAGIAGCLATLLALAAPYALISDPGTGLSVYYASGPVGAGGVGFLAVLLVVVFLSGKRGRTAPDTVAGVALVASLGLVALALLWALAVDPENVFSFPADAEWMTSHRWVVLACAAVVPLSAAAYARAVLRS, encoded by the coding sequence ATGGACCTCGCCGACGCCGCCCCGACCGCCGGAATCGCCGGCTGTCTCGCCACGCTGCTCGCGCTCGCCGCGCCGTACGCGCTCATCAGCGACCCCGGAACCGGGCTCTCCGTCTACTACGCCAGCGGCCCCGTGGGGGCGGGGGGCGTCGGCTTCCTCGCGGTCCTTTTGGTCGTCGTGTTCCTCTCCGGGAAGCGGGGCAGGACGGCGCCCGACACGGTCGCCGGCGTCGCGCTCGTCGCCTCGCTCGGGCTCGTCGCGCTCGCGCTGCTGTGGGCGCTCGCGGTCGACCCCGAGAACGTGTTCTCGTTTCCCGCCGACGCGGAGTGGATGACCTCCCACCGGTGGGTCGTCCTCGCGTGCGCGGCGGTCGTGCCGCTGAGTGCCGCCGCCTACGCGAGGGCGGTGTTGCGGTCCTAG
- a CDS encoding DUF7111 family protein, with translation MSEADADGVTADYRETDTERVLTFERDGRTATVAQNLEGYAMLKVRTGPGGDELERYYGFDVALDHAAELLGVDVRDLPVPDDAADMGM, from the coding sequence ATGAGCGAAGCCGACGCGGACGGCGTGACTGCGGACTACCGCGAGACCGACACGGAACGCGTGCTGACGTTCGAGCGGGACGGTCGGACCGCGACCGTCGCACAGAACCTGGAGGGGTACGCGATGTTGAAGGTCCGGACGGGTCCCGGGGGCGACGAGCTCGAGCGGTACTACGGGTTCGACGTGGCGCTCGACCACGCCGCCGAACTGCTCGGCGTCGACGTCCGTGATCTCCCCGTCCCCGACGACGCCGCGGACATGGGGATGTGA
- a CDS encoding right-handed parallel beta-helix repeat-containing protein — MTRETTADAPESSEGGTIVTTREELEDAFADLSPGDTVRISDENAPYRTTEWLDVDVDDVTVVGPGVRTLIRPMSGANVGGFRIGHNERCRGTLIRGVGFRGTPTVPRGSAERLHGIAVRNATDVTLERNEIRETYPRAHGDGGSGISVTRRCSDVRILDNRIHTFGDRGVQLAGERIVVSGNEVSGGLDRPIACDLWYPDRRSYTAESVSVFGNMLGNSVEGSLIGVARNDPTGPDHGYVSVFGNVGFGHHKSFCHVRGPNTVRNVTVRNNVSRQSTDGLDTEETTKFAGVTIDGAAGENLLVENNELYDYSGHGVNVVSTVEGIGVRNNTISSPGLAGIRLVGDVEGVVDGNHVAKPSETGIRLEGTSGVTVRGNDVRKPGGPGILTVGSRSGVGDVVTANHVVAGGADSSGGSSSGDAPAIVVRDYGARVRGNAVRQGGGAAIVEGDDAGDNFYEGNWADGRRPWRIANPTSRIRNHAPPVDVHRNVTTDADRPVVRLEFDQPYARPPRLSFGRVAGGVRERAFETDDDGNYVGVRLTARNADAPMDVFVDPA; from the coding sequence ATGACACGGGAAACGACCGCCGACGCGCCAGAGTCGAGCGAGGGGGGAACGATCGTCACCACGCGGGAGGAACTCGAGGACGCCTTCGCCGACCTCTCGCCCGGCGACACCGTCCGCATCAGCGACGAGAACGCCCCGTACCGAACGACGGAGTGGCTCGACGTCGACGTCGACGACGTGACGGTCGTCGGACCGGGCGTGCGGACGCTCATCAGACCGATGTCGGGCGCGAACGTCGGGGGGTTCCGGATCGGACACAACGAGCGCTGCCGGGGGACGCTGATCCGCGGGGTCGGCTTCCGTGGGACGCCGACGGTTCCCCGCGGGTCGGCCGAGCGTCTCCACGGCATCGCCGTCAGGAACGCGACCGACGTCACCCTCGAACGGAACGAGATCCGGGAGACCTACCCGCGCGCACACGGGGACGGCGGGAGCGGGATCAGCGTCACCCGGCGGTGCTCTGACGTCCGGATCCTCGACAACCGGATCCACACGTTCGGCGACCGCGGCGTCCAGCTCGCCGGCGAGCGCATCGTCGTCTCCGGGAACGAGGTCTCGGGCGGGCTCGACAGGCCGATCGCGTGCGACCTCTGGTACCCCGACCGGCGCAGCTACACCGCCGAGAGCGTCTCCGTGTTCGGCAACATGCTCGGGAACTCGGTCGAGGGGAGCCTCATCGGCGTCGCGCGGAACGACCCGACCGGCCCGGACCACGGCTACGTCAGCGTCTTCGGGAACGTCGGCTTCGGCCACCACAAGTCGTTCTGCCACGTCAGAGGTCCAAACACCGTCCGGAACGTCACCGTCAGGAACAACGTCAGCCGCCAGTCGACCGACGGGCTCGACACGGAGGAGACGACGAAGTTCGCCGGGGTCACCATCGACGGCGCCGCGGGCGAGAACCTGCTCGTCGAGAACAACGAACTGTACGACTACAGCGGACACGGCGTCAACGTCGTCAGCACGGTCGAGGGGATCGGCGTCCGGAACAACACGATCTCCTCGCCCGGGCTCGCGGGGATCAGGCTCGTCGGGGACGTCGAGGGCGTGGTCGACGGCAACCACGTCGCGAAGCCGTCCGAAACCGGAATCCGGCTCGAGGGGACCTCCGGCGTCACCGTCAGGGGGAACGACGTGCGGAAGCCGGGCGGGCCCGGGATCCTCACGGTCGGGTCGCGGTCGGGCGTGGGCGACGTCGTCACCGCGAACCACGTCGTCGCGGGCGGGGCCGACTCGAGCGGCGGTAGTTCGAGCGGAGACGCCCCCGCCATCGTCGTCCGCGACTACGGCGCCAGGGTGCGGGGCAACGCCGTCAGACAGGGGGGTGGTGCCGCCATCGTCGAGGGCGACGACGCGGGCGACAACTTCTACGAGGGGAACTGGGCCGACGGGCGGCGCCCGTGGCGGATCGCGAACCCCACCTCCCGGATCCGCAACCACGCACCCCCGGTCGACGTCCACCGGAACGTGACGACCGACGCCGACCGGCCCGTCGTCCGTCTCGAGTTCGACCAGCCGTACGCCCGTCCCCCACGCCTCTCGTTCGGGCGAGTCGCCGGCGGCGTGCGGGAGCGGGCGTTCGAGACCGACGACGACGGCAACTACGTCGGCGTCCGACTCACGGCCCGGAACGCGGACGCGCCGATGGACGTCTTCGTCGACCCGGCCTGA
- a CDS encoding succinylglutamate desuccinylase/aspartoacylase family protein: MNRRTLLQRAGTAAVLPSLASTVTRLVRGSGQGSPLAGGDPRSGDPSSTTTLASGTEHATPVYVNDAEADGPTALVVGGMHGDERPGYLAAERLRSRVPAAGTLVVLPRANRVAIERGTRAGEGGDLNRQFPAGSSPETGLADEIWDLVERRDPDVVVDLHRSLGIYGRHHASVGQAVFPADVGEAPTVAADVVDVLNDDAVPWYMPLHEFERGRSLSGDRPMLVHKVAGDLERPGYLVETTQFLVDTSTQAEWLALAATALLERHGVELAPDDGASTTGGPA; encoded by the coding sequence ATGAACCGGCGAACGCTCCTCCAGCGCGCGGGTACCGCGGCGGTGCTCCCGTCGCTCGCATCGACCGTCACGCGGCTGGTCCGGGGGTCCGGTCAGGGATCACCCCTCGCGGGCGGCGACCCGCGAAGCGGCGATCCCTCGTCGACGACCACGCTCGCGTCCGGGACGGAACACGCCACGCCGGTGTACGTGAACGACGCGGAGGCCGACGGCCCGACGGCGCTGGTCGTCGGGGGGATGCACGGCGACGAACGACCGGGCTACCTCGCCGCCGAACGGCTACGGTCGCGGGTGCCCGCGGCCGGAACGCTCGTCGTCCTCCCCCGCGCGAACCGGGTCGCCATCGAGCGGGGGACCCGTGCCGGCGAGGGGGGCGACCTCAACCGCCAGTTCCCGGCGGGTAGCTCCCCCGAGACGGGGCTGGCCGACGAGATCTGGGACCTCGTCGAACGGCGCGATCCGGACGTCGTCGTCGACCTGCATCGGTCGCTGGGGATATACGGACGGCACCACGCCAGCGTCGGCCAGGCGGTCTTTCCCGCCGACGTGGGCGAGGCGCCGACCGTCGCGGCGGACGTCGTGGACGTGCTCAACGATGACGCGGTTCCGTGGTACATGCCGCTCCACGAGTTCGAGCGAGGGCGGAGCCTCTCGGGCGACCGGCCGATGCTCGTCCACAAGGTCGCCGGCGATCTGGAGCGGCCGGGATACCTCGTGGAGACGACGCAGTTCCTCGTGGACACGTCGACGCAGGCGGAGTGGCTGGCGCTCGCGGCGACCGCGCTACTGGAACGGCACGGCGTGGAACTCGCACCCGACGACGGCGCGTCGACGACGGGGGGACCGGCGTGA